Part of the Triticum urartu cultivar G1812 chromosome 2, Tu2.1, whole genome shotgun sequence genome, GATGATGCGGGCCGGCATGACATTCTTCCTGTTCTGCTTGGCCTAGTAGCGCCCCGCCAGGACAAAATCAAATCAGCAACTGATGAGTCAAAGACCAATCAATCTTAATATGTCGACTGACGCTTCTGAATTTACTTTAAGAAACGTATTCTCACTTACAGATTTGCTCCATCAAGTACAGGGACGAAGCTGCCGTAAACGGCCTTGACGAGAATGTTCGCCTTCAATGACCTGACAAACATGATTTGAGATGGCAAGTAGTTTCTCAGCAAGGTAAGATAGATAGATGCCACTCCCTCCATCCCACAAGAAATAATGTTATTACATCAAAAATACTGAAACAACATGGCGCAGTACACTGTAATTAGAAGCGCGTGCAGATTTAAGATCGATGTGTGCATACCTGAAGGCGTCTTGGCAGAAGTGAGTGCTGAGCTTCCCATCCGCACCCTTGACCAGGTAGAAGTAGACAGCGGTCTGCTCCGACAGGCCGTCGTCGACTAGCACGAGTAGCCCGAACGGGCCGAGCAAGCCCCGTCCCGCCGCGTCGGCGCTCGCGCTGAAAAAGAGAGGATCAATGAAACTGAGAAACTTTTCCGAGTAGAACTAGATAGAACAATACTGAATGTCTATCTAGGATAAATTTCACAACGATTTGAGCTGGATTTTAAGAACTGAGAAAGCTAAGAGCTAAGAAAGCACAACCATGTAAGCTGCAGTTTGAGAGCTAAAGAAAAAACATGTGGCTGTACTGAAGAAAAAGAAAGTGCTCAGATACAACACCAACTGTTGTACTATGTGAGCTACAATTTTCAAATCAAGGAACAAAAGTCTGTAGGAATGATCCGACTACTCATCACAGAAATCTCATATTATACTGAAAAATGGCAAATCTTGTTTGGATAGGAAAGTTCCAAACAATTCAGTTCAGACAACCACCCCAAAAAAATCATGTGTTTTTTGAAAATTCTAGTGCAAAGAAACATGACTGAGTGCGCCACACCAACATAAGCAACTTACTACAGTACCAACTAATCTGCCACTTTGCCCCTAAAAAAGAAACAATCTGCCACTTTGGCCCCTATTTTTGTAGCATTTCAGTTATAGAAACTGCAACTTTAATTGCTAAAACATGTCGCTAGTACATTGAAAACTGGTTTATACATAGGCAGTAACCGTGGTGAATGTACACTTGGAGCTATACCAGGATGTAAAAGGTTCTTACCAGTAATCGCAGTCAGTAACCAAGCCATGCCTCGCTTGTCTACTCGCAGCTAGTTGGGTAGCCTCGGCAGTTCAGAATGTTCTTAGGAGCGCAATGCATTCGTCTCGTTCATCCACCACCCTAAACATTCAAGTAAACGGAACTGAGAGCTGGGAGCTaacttaagagagactgcaacgAATGAAATTAACAACTAGTTTTTTAATGGCTAGGGGTACACACAGCACATATATATACAgttagagggggggggggggggggggggggggggattaaGTGGAGATGCTACACCCTCTTCATGGAGACAATTCATAGGCAGCACTCAAGGTATTTTTGGTGGCAATTGTTCTCGATCTAATTGTGCAAATGAATTCAAAACATCAAATGGATTGCAAATGAATTGATTCTAGGATGCAAATCAAATCATCTAAAGATGGACACACAGAGCATCTCTAAAGACAGACACATAGAGCATGGCAAGGACCAGATGCTACACAGAGCTACCACCTAGGCAGATGGGATCGAGCGGGGGGCAAAAAGAGAGAGTGGGAGGTGGATGACCGACGACCTGAAAACGCGCCAGGCAACAGAGCCGGGGCCTGGAGGTCTCCGCGACGACGACCACGGCGCTCTACGTGAGGAGGGAGGGAAGCCACAACGCATCAGGTAAGGGAATTGAAGAGAAAGGAAGAGCAAATCGGGAGAATATCTTACCTCGACGAGCAGTAGAAGGACGCAGACGGCCGAGCGGAAGCAGACGACGCCATGGAGATGGAGCACCAGGTCCAAACCATGGGGGCGCGGATCTGGAAGCCGACCCCATGGAGGAGACGGAGCTCCAGGTCCAGGCCCATGGCGGACCTGtcaaccgcagccgccgccgctgccatgGGGTTGGAGCTCCAGGTCCAAGCCCTTGCGGATCTGGGAGCCGGCGCCGCCGCCTGACCTGCTCGCGTGCACGATCTCCGTCTTCTCTTCCGATGAGGTGAGGGGAGGTGAGGGAGGGGGGAGAGGGCGGGAGCACCGGCGGCGAGGTCGGAGGGAGACGCGGCAGCCAGGATCTGGCGCCGGAGGTGGCGGCGGCAATG contains:
- the LOC125537065 gene encoding beta-fructofuranosidase 1-like; amino-acid sequence: MAAAAAAVDRSAMGLDLELRLLHGVGFQIRAPMVWTWCSISMASSASARPSASFYCSSSASADAAGRGLLGPFGLLVLVDDGLSEQTAVYFYLVKGADGKLSTHFCQDAFRSLKANILVKAVYGSFVPVLDGANLPSRTGRMSCRPASSSTPWRSYTSSPMPTPYSLLSFLEIACII